One window from the genome of Gimesia aquarii encodes:
- a CDS encoding ATP-binding protein, producing the protein MQHLCDLRPDRPGYRLQKLEVFNWGTFDSQAGTVFCFEPKGRTALLVGHNGSGKSTLVDALLTLLVDGKTRNYNVAAGAKKTERTPKSYIKGAFDRTTDESNSNVVKFLRPQGNHLTAISAVFSDEQLGQSFTLTQILYLKADGSDDRVYAIANESHELKSDLQGLQKSDAVREHLKQQGYQTTRAYTEYLGWITKRTQMRSKAIDMFNQTVAVKDIQSLNVFIRRHMLEAQNWHDKVQGLLKHFNDLSIAHNELVRAQQAQELLLPVESIGKKYRRKNEALNFYQHQLDASESYFPQLKIEIFEPELRVQNQNLKTQETVIKRLDQELEQTRETVRQTKNEIEHAGGERLRQIPGLIRNEQTKLDFKRDTFQKYHKTLKTCGINDIVGNAKQFQQINKQLCEISKSNSDKLVELKNRQETTLGQKTSIVSQLRQERADLDMLQKQHSNLPPRFSTIRSQLCADLGLDESLFPFAAELISVLPDQQNWTASIEMVLRSFALSLLVPEQFYPRVRAYVEGNRIIDAHGAGQRLDYLCVGKVTDSAGGDRIHPQSLCNKLQFKPRHNLTPWLRTEIQQRFNFHCCNSIEEFNDVSKYALTAQRHVKYDSKRHQKDDRERTTNPRFFILGWDNTDKKSRIRHHIQELESEIKILTDEIISINDQIEEIQNTFRAADAALDISDFDKIDIKRHQDEIVTLEAEKKNLEESNKTVQTLQKRLKQSESEEQTLSAKRDLCFEKRAKLKGDISRVTKLVALAHTQLQAQQTAGNFDVHHEMFETIAESLDKPALSIENFEQRIQNWRASTQKQIDKLRSPLEKIKEDLISAMSKYLRDFKEAANDLDASLKSLDSFQGLLNQLRLEDLPRYERQFKNRLNDQVSQEIALFNTELRTEQKLIEDKITQLNNALKDVEYSPGTYMRLKPHPVNDREIEDFRRSLRECLDDSLEQTPEANEARFVRIKNLVERLSDKEKTNWRKKVIDVRNWYDFAAEEIELQSGLTRSCYDGSSGQSGGEKAKLAFTILVAALAYQFDIDPVGNVPGRFQFVVVDEMFSKVDDQNAEYALKLFNQFGLQLLIVAPLDAKARVTEPFVDRYLHVVKDPETNCSILHSMTAREYDEVVQKVSHNARPKANQKQIMK; encoded by the coding sequence ATGCAACACTTATGTGACTTACGTCCTGATCGCCCCGGTTATCGATTACAGAAACTGGAGGTCTTTAATTGGGGAACTTTTGACAGTCAAGCTGGAACTGTTTTTTGCTTTGAACCAAAAGGGCGAACAGCATTATTAGTTGGTCACAATGGATCAGGAAAGTCGACTCTCGTTGACGCCTTACTGACTCTACTGGTAGACGGCAAGACACGAAACTACAACGTAGCAGCAGGAGCGAAAAAAACAGAGCGTACACCCAAAAGTTATATTAAAGGCGCCTTTGATCGAACAACCGATGAATCAAACTCGAATGTAGTAAAGTTTCTACGTCCACAAGGAAATCATCTGACGGCAATTTCTGCTGTATTTAGCGATGAACAATTGGGACAATCTTTCACATTGACACAAATACTGTATCTCAAAGCCGACGGTTCTGATGATCGGGTTTATGCTATTGCCAATGAATCGCACGAATTAAAATCCGATCTACAAGGTCTGCAAAAATCTGATGCGGTTCGCGAGCATCTCAAACAACAAGGATACCAGACTACCAGAGCGTATACTGAATATCTGGGTTGGATCACCAAACGAACTCAGATGCGAAGCAAAGCCATTGATATGTTCAACCAGACTGTGGCAGTCAAGGATATTCAAAGCCTGAATGTATTCATTCGCAGACATATGTTGGAAGCTCAGAACTGGCATGATAAAGTACAAGGGCTGCTGAAGCACTTTAATGATTTAAGTATCGCACATAATGAGCTGGTTCGAGCTCAACAGGCACAGGAACTGTTACTTCCTGTTGAGAGCATTGGCAAGAAATATCGTCGTAAAAATGAGGCGCTAAATTTCTATCAGCACCAGCTTGATGCATCTGAGTCATACTTCCCTCAATTGAAAATCGAAATCTTTGAGCCGGAACTGAGGGTACAGAATCAAAATCTGAAAACACAGGAAACTGTGATTAAGAGATTAGATCAGGAACTGGAACAGACACGAGAAACCGTACGACAGACAAAAAATGAAATCGAACATGCGGGCGGTGAACGACTGCGACAAATCCCTGGATTGATCCGGAATGAACAAACAAAGTTAGATTTTAAACGTGATACCTTTCAAAAATATCACAAGACTCTAAAAACTTGTGGCATCAATGACATCGTAGGCAACGCGAAACAGTTCCAGCAGATTAACAAACAATTATGTGAAATATCCAAGTCAAACAGTGACAAACTAGTAGAGCTGAAAAACAGGCAAGAGACAACGCTTGGCCAAAAAACGAGCATCGTAAGCCAACTGAGACAGGAACGTGCTGATCTGGATATGCTACAAAAACAACATAGTAACTTGCCTCCCCGTTTTTCTACGATTCGCAGTCAACTCTGTGCCGATCTGGGTCTTGATGAAAGTCTATTTCCTTTTGCAGCGGAACTGATTTCAGTATTACCTGATCAACAGAACTGGACCGCGTCCATCGAGATGGTTCTCCGTTCGTTTGCTCTCAGCTTGTTGGTTCCTGAACAGTTTTATCCACGTGTTCGAGCCTATGTCGAAGGAAATCGCATAATTGATGCACACGGGGCAGGTCAACGACTGGATTATTTGTGTGTTGGAAAAGTCACGGATTCAGCCGGTGGTGATCGAATTCATCCGCAGTCACTCTGCAATAAACTGCAATTTAAGCCGCGTCATAACCTTACCCCCTGGCTACGGACAGAAATTCAACAACGATTTAACTTTCACTGCTGTAATAGCATCGAAGAATTCAATGACGTTTCCAAATACGCCCTGACTGCACAACGACATGTCAAATACGATTCAAAGCGGCATCAAAAAGATGACCGAGAGCGCACAACAAACCCACGTTTCTTCATTTTGGGTTGGGATAACACTGATAAGAAGAGTCGTATACGTCATCATATTCAAGAACTCGAATCCGAAATCAAAATTCTGACCGATGAAATCATTTCAATTAATGACCAGATAGAAGAAATTCAAAATACGTTTCGAGCCGCGGATGCAGCCTTGGATATAAGTGACTTCGACAAGATCGATATCAAACGTCACCAAGATGAAATCGTTACACTTGAAGCAGAAAAAAAGAATCTGGAAGAATCGAATAAAACCGTACAAACGCTGCAAAAACGGTTGAAACAGTCAGAATCAGAGGAGCAGACGCTCAGTGCGAAACGTGATCTATGTTTCGAAAAACGTGCAAAATTGAAGGGTGATATTAGTCGTGTCACTAAACTGGTAGCATTGGCTCACACTCAGCTACAGGCACAGCAGACAGCCGGTAATTTTGACGTACATCACGAAATGTTTGAAACCATCGCTGAATCACTGGATAAACCAGCTTTGTCGATTGAGAATTTTGAGCAACGAATTCAAAACTGGCGAGCTTCGACACAGAAGCAAATAGACAAATTGAGAAGTCCTTTAGAAAAAATCAAAGAGGACCTGATTAGTGCCATGTCAAAATATCTGCGCGATTTTAAAGAAGCAGCAAATGACCTCGATGCCTCTCTGAAATCACTCGATAGCTTCCAGGGTTTACTGAATCAGCTTCGCCTGGAAGATCTGCCCCGTTATGAACGCCAATTCAAAAACCGGCTGAATGATCAAGTGAGCCAGGAAATCGCGCTGTTCAATACGGAACTCCGCACCGAACAAAAGTTGATCGAAGACAAAATCACTCAGCTTAATAACGCACTGAAGGATGTTGAATATTCACCTGGAACGTATATGCGATTAAAGCCTCATCCGGTAAATGACCGAGAAATCGAGGATTTTCGACGCTCGTTGCGTGAGTGTCTTGATGATTCGCTGGAACAAACTCCTGAGGCGAACGAAGCAAGGTTTGTACGTATCAAAAATCTGGTCGAACGCTTGTCTGACAAAGAAAAAACAAATTGGAGAAAAAAAGTAATTGATGTCCGAAACTGGTACGACTTTGCTGCAGAGGAAATTGAGCTTCAATCAGGGTTGACTCGTAGTTGCTATGATGGAAGTTCGGGGCAATCCGGAGGAGAGAAGGCCAAACTCGCATTCACCATTCTGGTAGCCGCTTTAGCTTATCAGTTTGATATTGATCCCGTGGGCAATGTTCCCGGCAGATTTCAATTCGTTGTCGTTGATGAAATGTTCTCCAAAGTCGATGACCAAAACGCCGAATATGCTTTGAAACTTTTCAATCAGTTTGGGCTGCAACTTTTGATTGTGGCTCCGCTGGATGCCAAAGCCCGTGTAACAGAGCCATTTGTCGACCGATATCTACACGTGGTAAAAGATCCTGAGACAAATTGTTCAATTCTCCATAGTATGACAGCCCGCGAGTACGACGAAGTGGTACAGAAAGTCTCACACAACGCGAGACCAAAAGCGAATCAAAAACAGATTATGAAATAG
- a CDS encoding DoxX family protein yields the protein MNQSEVKPTSTAQTVMIWIGRVISVLVALAFGMSAMMKLKGGPEFAEGMEKLGLPESMILPLAILEITCVLLYLIPWTAVLGAILLTGYMGGAICTHWRVGDPFMIQVAIGVLIWLGLYLREKRLWGVLPIRNMT from the coding sequence ATGAATCAAAGTGAAGTAAAGCCGACGTCGACTGCGCAGACTGTGATGATTTGGATTGGGCGTGTGATTTCGGTTCTCGTTGCACTTGCTTTTGGAATGAGCGCAATGATGAAGCTCAAAGGGGGACCTGAGTTTGCTGAAGGGATGGAGAAACTCGGATTGCCGGAGTCAATGATTTTGCCGCTTGCCATTCTTGAAATTACTTGTGTGCTGCTCTATTTGATTCCATGGACGGCCGTGCTTGGTGCCATATTATTGACTGGATACATGGGCGGAGCGATCTGTACTCATTGGCGCGTAGGTGATCCCTTCATGATTCAAGTCGCGATTGGCGTGCTTATCTGGTTAGGTTTGTATCTGCGCGAGAAACGACTTTGGGGAGTTCTTCCGATCAGAAACATGACTTAG
- a CDS encoding DUF4194 domain-containing protein — MSDIPEFRERGIVAVNLLQGVIYEEQADLWSLLLSNESDLSEYFCEIGLTLIIDRAEGIAYLRQFGDDERTGGYERLPRLFKKTPLSYKPTLLCVLLREEYRKFEEEDLDNERCVIEVDSLFELWKSCFPANSDEVILRKQLITALNQLEKIKFVATLKEEPGSWEVRKLLKARIPIDELEHLRDRLIANERK; from the coding sequence ATGAGTGATATTCCGGAGTTTCGTGAACGTGGTATTGTTGCAGTCAACCTGCTACAGGGAGTGATCTACGAGGAGCAAGCTGACCTCTGGTCTCTACTACTTAGTAATGAATCAGACTTAAGCGAGTATTTCTGTGAAATTGGACTGACACTGATAATCGATCGTGCAGAGGGTATCGCCTACCTGCGCCAGTTTGGCGATGATGAACGCACGGGAGGTTACGAACGCTTGCCGCGTTTATTTAAGAAAACTCCTCTTAGTTATAAACCGACCTTGTTGTGTGTTCTATTACGCGAAGAGTATCGAAAATTTGAAGAGGAAGACCTCGACAACGAACGCTGTGTTATCGAAGTCGACTCGTTGTTTGAACTTTGGAAATCCTGCTTTCCAGCAAATTCAGATGAAGTGATTTTACGCAAACAACTCATCACAGCGTTAAATCAACTCGAAAAAATTAAATTTGTTGCTACGTTGAAAGAGGAACCCGGTTCATGGGAAGTCCGCAAACTATTGAAGGCACGAATTCCCATTGATGAGCTGGAACACTTGCGCGACCGGCTAATTGCAAATGAGCGCAAATAG
- a CDS encoding MFS transporter, producing the protein MNWLNFFAADVGDGIGPFMATYLITTSHWSEASIGIFLLTLNLATVIAQTPSGWLIDNTRYKRYLTAGAALTIAICVLVPAFASEMAPVLISAAILGLAAAVIPPAIAAITLGIVGPSGLTKQTGSNQAFNHAGNLVSAVAIGLVGTYVVSWGVSPIVAFLACSAAIIALMIPEKSINHTVARGGVSKIEKESQSESGRSALALVFTNRSLLIFMVCVGMFHLSNAAMLPLAGQKLALEHKELSTLYISICVVIAQVVMIGIAVLVGLRCDQWGRKRFLLVGFAVLPLRGLLFSQAENPYLIMSGQILDGIGAGIYGVIVILVVADLTRGTGVFNFATGVVITIQGLGASFGSFLGEWWAGEYGYSSSYALLTALGVIALLILAVLMPETHPDKVKPSRFNSGRSRSTT; encoded by the coding sequence TTGAACTGGCTCAATTTTTTTGCGGCAGATGTTGGTGATGGCATTGGCCCTTTTATGGCCACTTATCTGATTACAACATCTCACTGGAGTGAGGCATCAATCGGAATATTCCTGCTCACTTTGAATCTGGCAACTGTTATCGCACAGACACCTTCCGGATGGTTGATCGACAATACGCGTTATAAGCGTTATCTCACAGCAGGCGCAGCATTAACGATTGCCATTTGTGTCTTAGTCCCTGCCTTCGCATCGGAAATGGCCCCGGTATTGATATCAGCGGCGATTCTAGGCTTAGCAGCAGCAGTCATACCTCCGGCAATTGCAGCGATCACACTTGGAATTGTAGGCCCCTCCGGACTCACAAAACAGACTGGCTCAAACCAGGCATTCAACCACGCCGGTAATCTCGTATCAGCCGTAGCAATTGGATTAGTTGGTACTTATGTCGTATCTTGGGGTGTCTCACCCATCGTCGCATTTCTGGCGTGCAGCGCGGCAATAATCGCCTTAATGATTCCTGAAAAGTCTATTAATCATACTGTAGCCCGCGGTGGAGTTTCGAAAATCGAAAAGGAGAGTCAATCAGAATCAGGGCGAAGCGCCCTGGCATTGGTTTTTACAAATCGATCTCTGTTGATCTTTATGGTTTGTGTGGGTATGTTCCATCTCTCGAACGCAGCCATGCTTCCTCTTGCCGGGCAAAAGCTAGCGTTGGAACACAAAGAACTTTCCACACTCTATATATCCATCTGCGTTGTCATTGCTCAAGTCGTCATGATTGGCATTGCCGTGCTTGTGGGCCTGCGGTGCGATCAGTGGGGACGTAAACGTTTTCTACTCGTTGGCTTTGCCGTCCTTCCTCTGCGTGGTTTACTGTTTTCTCAGGCGGAGAACCCATATCTCATTATGTCTGGACAGATTTTAGATGGCATCGGAGCAGGAATTTACGGGGTCATTGTGATCCTTGTTGTCGCCGACCTGACGAGAGGCACAGGCGTATTCAACTTTGCAACAGGGGTCGTGATCACAATTCAAGGACTGGGTGCCTCCTTTGGCTCATTTCTTGGGGAATGGTGGGCCGGAGAATATGGCTACAGTTCGTCATACGCACTCTTAACAGCACTAGGGGTAATCGCCTTGTTGATTCTGGCAGTATTAATGCCAGAAACTCATCCTGATAAAGTTAAGCCTTCGCGATTCAATTCTGGTAGGAGCCGGTCCACAACATGA
- a CDS encoding anion transporter — MTTFVVIVYIIVYLSMLLGGIPGLRVDRTGAALLGAIALLAVGNISEQNALASIDVPTLALLFGLMVVSAQFQLGGFYGIATKRVVAQDMSPPALLAVVISLTGAFSALLTNDVVCLAVAPLLSHLCIEKKLNPVPYLLALACAANIGSATTLIGNPQNILIGEALKVPFNGYLLIAMPPCLLGLLIVWGIIVSLYRGKWHFETEASLENTEIEFDRWQTFKGILVLTLLIACFIFTAWPRELLALGAAGILMLSRKFHSRKIMGLVDWSLLVLFISLFIVNKAFQLTGGMDWLVAQTESAGIPLDQPAPLFISTVILGNLVSNVPAIMLLLPIVKGSDVGPLLALSSSLAGNLIIVGSVANIIVVESARQAGIKIDFKTHARVGIPVTLVTLSVTGAWLWLVSLFS, encoded by the coding sequence ATGACCACTTTTGTTGTCATCGTATACATTATTGTCTATCTCAGTATGCTCCTGGGTGGTATTCCTGGATTACGTGTCGACAGAACCGGTGCTGCGTTGCTGGGTGCTATTGCCCTCTTAGCTGTTGGAAATATTAGCGAACAAAACGCACTGGCCTCAATTGATGTCCCTACGCTTGCACTCCTGTTCGGATTAATGGTTGTCTCGGCGCAATTCCAGCTGGGAGGATTCTACGGCATCGCGACAAAACGAGTAGTTGCGCAAGATATGTCTCCCCCGGCGCTCCTGGCTGTTGTGATTTCTCTTACTGGAGCATTCAGTGCCCTCCTCACAAACGATGTTGTTTGCCTGGCAGTCGCTCCGCTGCTGTCACACCTCTGTATCGAAAAAAAATTGAACCCGGTCCCCTATTTACTCGCATTGGCATGTGCAGCGAATATCGGCAGTGCAACCACGCTTATTGGTAATCCACAGAACATTCTCATTGGTGAAGCGTTAAAAGTACCATTCAATGGATACCTGCTTATCGCAATGCCTCCCTGCTTACTCGGGCTCCTCATCGTTTGGGGAATCATCGTATCTCTATACCGCGGTAAGTGGCATTTCGAGACAGAAGCAAGTTTAGAAAACACGGAGATTGAGTTTGATCGTTGGCAGACCTTCAAAGGAATTCTTGTTTTAACACTATTAATCGCGTGTTTTATATTCACCGCATGGCCACGCGAGTTACTGGCATTGGGTGCGGCGGGAATATTAATGCTCAGCCGAAAATTCCATTCCCGGAAGATCATGGGGCTGGTCGACTGGTCTCTGTTGGTGCTTTTTATCAGCCTGTTTATTGTGAATAAAGCGTTTCAACTTACCGGCGGTATGGACTGGCTCGTCGCTCAGACCGAGTCCGCCGGCATCCCACTTGACCAACCGGCACCGCTGTTTATCTCAACTGTGATTCTGGGAAATCTGGTTTCCAATGTGCCAGCGATCATGCTCTTGTTACCCATTGTCAAGGGAAGCGATGTGGGCCCGTTGCTGGCGCTCAGTAGTTCCCTCGCCGGTAATCTAATCATTGTAGGCAGTGTCGCCAACATCATTGTGGTTGAATCAGCAAGACAAGCCGGTATTAAAATCGACTTCAAGACACATGCACGCGTCGGTATTCCAGTAACTCTGGTAACTCTTTCGGTAACAGGTGCTTGGCTTTGGCTGGTTAGTTTATTCAGCTGA